A genomic region of Mitsuaria sp. 7 contains the following coding sequences:
- a CDS encoding response regulator transcription factor — MDSERVLLVEDSRDLAASILETLEEAGFEPDYASDGAQALALVETTSPPFDAIVLDIGLPRVSGLDVCSRLRADGFRAPILILTAQGSPEQVVDGLERGADDYIIKPFDSRVLVARVRAAIRRFLTIPNGAGIVHGAGLSLDINQCRLSLPSGGSCTLTPLQTRLLQTLMRHAPRVVSREELESALWGDEERPGSDALRAHLYQLRKLIQNAGGPAVIQTRGKQGFCLEA, encoded by the coding sequence ATGGATTCCGAACGTGTACTGCTGGTCGAGGACAGCCGCGACCTGGCCGCCTCCATCCTCGAGACGCTGGAGGAAGCCGGCTTCGAGCCGGACTACGCCAGCGACGGGGCCCAGGCTCTCGCCCTGGTGGAGACCACGTCGCCGCCTTTCGACGCGATCGTCCTGGACATCGGGCTTCCGCGCGTGAGTGGTCTCGACGTCTGTTCCCGGCTGCGGGCGGACGGCTTCCGCGCGCCCATCCTGATCCTGACCGCGCAAGGCTCGCCGGAGCAGGTCGTGGACGGTCTGGAGCGGGGCGCTGACGACTACATCATCAAGCCCTTCGATTCCAGAGTCCTGGTGGCCCGGGTCCGGGCCGCGATACGGCGCTTCCTCACCATCCCGAACGGCGCTGGCATCGTGCATGGCGCGGGGCTCTCGCTCGACATCAACCAGTGCCGGCTGTCGCTGCCGTCCGGCGGCAGCTGCACGCTCACGCCGCTGCAGACGCGCCTGCTCCAGACGCTCATGCGCCATGCGCCGCGGGTCGTGTCGAGGGAGGAACTCGAGAGCGCCTTGTGGGGCGACGAGGAACGGCCGGGCAGCGACGCGCTCAGGGCCCACCTGTACCAGCTGCGCAAGCTGATCCAGAACGCCGGCGGGCCGGCGGTCATCCAGACCCGCGGCAAGCAGGGCTTCTGCCTGGAGGCCTGA
- a CDS encoding MipA/OmpV family protein, whose translation MPTSQHIVRSVALTLGLLTLTGAQAQGERPGGRGSQWGLGSIVMFDKKPYRDFDDKAEVLPFLLYESRWFRVVGPTADLKVVSDGDFTVGLRARYAGDGYEADDSPFLAGMAERKGGFWLGGSASWTTSVATLTAEVLGAAGQSKGTRMSLGIERRFAAGDFDFTPRLGVHAFDKKYVDYYYGVRAAEATAARSAYTGKSTTNIEAGLRIGYSLAASHKLSLDLSTTGLGSKIKDSPLVDKSSQSGVRFAYLYLF comes from the coding sequence ATGCCTACCTCCCAACACATCGTCCGCTCAGTCGCGCTCACGCTCGGACTGCTGACCCTGACCGGCGCGCAGGCGCAAGGCGAGCGCCCCGGCGGGCGCGGTTCCCAATGGGGACTCGGCAGCATCGTCATGTTCGACAAGAAGCCCTATCGGGACTTCGACGACAAGGCGGAGGTCCTGCCTTTCCTGCTCTATGAGAGCCGCTGGTTCCGCGTCGTGGGCCCCACGGCCGACCTGAAGGTGGTGTCCGACGGGGACTTCACCGTCGGGCTGCGCGCACGGTATGCCGGCGACGGCTACGAGGCCGACGACTCGCCGTTCCTCGCCGGCATGGCGGAACGCAAGGGCGGCTTCTGGCTGGGCGGCAGCGCCAGCTGGACGACGAGCGTCGCGACGCTCACGGCGGAGGTGCTGGGCGCCGCGGGCCAGAGCAAGGGCACGCGCATGAGCCTGGGCATCGAGCGACGCTTCGCGGCCGGGGACTTCGACTTCACGCCGCGCCTGGGCGTGCATGCCTTCGACAAGAAGTACGTCGACTACTACTACGGCGTCCGCGCCGCGGAGGCCACCGCCGCGCGGTCGGCCTACACCGGCAAGTCCACGACCAACATCGAGGCGGGGCTGCGCATCGGCTACTCGCTGGCGGCCAGCCACAAGCTGTCGCTCGACCTGAGCACCACGGGGCTGGGATCGAAGATCAAGGACAGCCCGCTCGTCGACAAGTCCAGCCAGAGCGGCGTGCGCTTCGCCTACCTGTACCTGTTCTGA
- a CDS encoding fumarylacetoacetate hydrolase family protein, translated as MPLLKTVAVRTAVAVVVGTALAYAVAVNMTEPAPVSPYAAQSSTPPRTDGVHIAPRSEALTFARFHVNRELRLMRVDRYDNGVVSGVDITALQTSGEADPITMWQQSSYDAIAAATGAVVSVRAEELAVPFASTGAQIGMGGTYPDHAKETRMSRPFAFPKLLPAQRWNMDVPTRSFLLDYEVELGIVALAPLKAGEKAPSFGLVLASDYTDRDRLLRDIGTSDVNTGLPFSAAKSIVPALPVGALFVIPRDIRTFYKTLDLRLHVNDRLRQIARPKDLTWDIDRIVDESIARAKLDFPMGRNTVKLPIAADNTIPARTLILSGTTDGVVVRPPSGRQLFIGIVQWLVSLRWTTPGLIVEPTVREGHANGHFLQPGDHVVMRAEYLGVIDNRITP; from the coding sequence ATGCCACTCCTCAAGACCGTTGCCGTCCGGACTGCCGTGGCAGTCGTCGTCGGCACCGCCCTCGCCTACGCCGTCGCCGTCAACATGACCGAGCCGGCCCCGGTCTCGCCGTATGCGGCGCAGAGCTCGACGCCGCCCAGGACGGACGGCGTCCACATCGCGCCGAGGAGCGAGGCGCTCACCTTCGCCCGCTTCCACGTGAACCGCGAGCTGCGACTGATGCGCGTGGACCGCTACGACAACGGCGTGGTCTCGGGCGTCGACATCACCGCGCTGCAGACGTCCGGGGAAGCCGATCCGATCACGATGTGGCAGCAATCCAGCTACGACGCCATCGCGGCCGCCACGGGCGCCGTCGTCAGCGTCCGGGCGGAGGAACTCGCCGTGCCTTTCGCTTCGACCGGCGCGCAGATCGGCATGGGCGGCACCTATCCGGATCACGCGAAGGAGACGCGCATGTCGCGGCCCTTCGCGTTTCCGAAACTGCTGCCCGCGCAGCGCTGGAACATGGACGTGCCCACGCGGTCCTTCCTGCTCGACTACGAGGTGGAGCTCGGCATCGTGGCGCTGGCGCCCCTGAAGGCCGGCGAGAAGGCGCCGTCCTTCGGCCTCGTCCTGGCGTCCGACTACACCGACCGGGACCGGCTGCTGCGCGACATCGGCACGAGCGACGTCAACACCGGACTGCCCTTCTCCGCCGCCAAGTCCATCGTGCCCGCGCTGCCGGTCGGCGCGCTGTTCGTCATCCCCCGCGACATCCGGACCTTCTACAAGACGCTGGACCTGCGACTGCACGTCAACGACCGGCTGCGCCAGATCGCCCGTCCGAAGGACCTGACCTGGGACATCGACCGCATCGTGGACGAGAGCATCGCCCGCGCGAAGCTGGACTTCCCGATGGGCCGCAACACCGTGAAGCTGCCGATCGCCGCCGACAACACCATTCCGGCGCGGACCCTCATCCTCTCGGGGACCACCGACGGCGTGGTCGTCCGTCCGCCGTCCGGCCGCCAGCTCTTCATCGGCATCGTCCAGTGGCTGGTCAGCCTGCGCTGGACCACGCCCGGCCTGATCGTCGAGCCCACGGTGCGAGAGGGCCATGCCAACGGCCACTTCCTCCAGCCCGGCGATCACGTCGTGATGCGCGCCGAGTACCTCGGCGTGATCGACAACAGGATCACGCCGTGA
- a CDS encoding VacJ family lipoprotein, whose amino-acid sequence MSTFPLPAGVARVPALLLVSGALLSGCATPQNPDPIEPVNRATFAFNEGLDKVVLKPVATVYKTVLPTPVRSGVTNFFSNLADPWSGANLLLQGRFKDGLSDFARFGTNTTVGLLGFMDVATGWGMPRHGDGFSDTLGVWGVGGGAYVVLPLFGPSDLRGTASIPVNSYGSLTGQLEDAGARNAFTIVGIVDKRANLLDVTKMVDDVALDKYLFVRDAYLQRRTQREMDRSGAPRVEIDAPKSDVTERETQKL is encoded by the coding sequence ATGTCGACTTTCCCCTTGCCTGCCGGCGTTGCCCGCGTACCGGCTCTCCTCCTCGTGTCAGGCGCGCTGCTGTCGGGCTGCGCCACGCCGCAGAACCCCGATCCCATCGAGCCCGTGAACCGCGCGACCTTCGCCTTCAATGAAGGGCTCGACAAGGTCGTGCTCAAGCCGGTGGCCACCGTCTACAAGACGGTCCTGCCCACGCCCGTGCGCAGCGGCGTGACCAACTTCTTCTCCAACCTGGCCGACCCGTGGTCCGGCGCCAACCTGCTGCTGCAGGGGCGTTTCAAGGACGGCCTGTCCGACTTCGCCCGCTTCGGCACCAACACGACCGTGGGCCTGCTGGGCTTCATGGACGTCGCGACCGGTTGGGGCATGCCGCGCCACGGCGACGGCTTCAGCGACACGTTGGGCGTGTGGGGCGTCGGCGGCGGCGCCTATGTGGTGCTGCCGCTGTTCGGACCGTCCGACCTGCGCGGCACCGCGTCCATTCCCGTCAACAGCTACGGCAGCCTGACCGGGCAGTTGGAAGACGCCGGCGCGCGCAACGCGTTCACGATCGTCGGTATCGTCGACAAGCGTGCCAACCTGCTCGACGTGACGAAGATGGTGGACGACGTGGCGCTCGACAAGTACCTGTTCGTGCGGGATGCCTATCTGCAGCGGCGGACGCAGCGGGAGATGGATCGGTCGGGAGCGCCGCGCGTCGAGATCGATGCGCCGAAGTCCGATGTGACGGAGCGTGAGACGCAGAAACTCTGA
- a CDS encoding flavin reductase family protein, with protein MTMRNPRPVKKRDFPVEHIRRYLEPGPIVLVSSHWRGRDNVMTMGWHLVMEFSPSLIGCVISSANHSHDMIRRSRECVINLPTTALTDTVVRIGNCSGAEVDKFEAFGLTKQPAAQVQAPLIGECHASFECRLHDTRMIKRYDLFVFEVLKAHVAARPKHPETLHYTGDGTFVVAGEVISRRSLFRPGML; from the coding sequence ATGACCATGCGTAATCCCCGTCCCGTCAAGAAGCGCGACTTCCCCGTCGAGCACATCCGCCGTTATCTGGAGCCCGGCCCGATCGTCCTGGTCAGCTCGCACTGGCGCGGCCGGGACAACGTGATGACGATGGGCTGGCACCTGGTCATGGAGTTCTCGCCGTCGCTGATCGGCTGCGTGATCTCGTCGGCGAATCACAGCCACGACATGATCCGGCGCAGCCGTGAATGCGTGATCAACCTGCCGACCACCGCGCTGACCGATACCGTCGTGCGCATCGGCAATTGCAGCGGCGCGGAAGTCGACAAGTTCGAGGCGTTCGGCTTGACGAAGCAGCCCGCTGCCCAAGTCCAGGCGCCGCTGATCGGCGAGTGCCACGCGAGCTTTGAATGCCGCCTACATGACACCCGGATGATCAAGCGCTATGACCTGTTCGTCTTCGAAGTCTTGAAGGCCCACGTGGCGGCACGGCCAAAGCATCCCGAGACGCTGCACTACACCGGGGACGGCACGTTCGTCGTCGCGGGTGAGGTGATCAGCCGTCGGTCGCTGTTCCGGCCGGGCATGCTGTAA
- a CDS encoding cyclic-phosphate processing receiver domain-containing protein codes for MRIYLDDERTTPEGWTRAYWPDEVIKLLKAGGVEEISLDHDLGDDERGTGYDVVLWVEEAVALHGFVPPRMRVHSANSSAREKMEAGIRSIERLSAEKSKP; via the coding sequence ATGCGAATCTATCTGGATGATGAACGGACCACCCCCGAAGGCTGGACGCGCGCGTACTGGCCAGACGAGGTCATCAAGCTGCTGAAGGCCGGCGGCGTCGAGGAAATCAGCCTCGATCACGACCTGGGCGATGACGAACGCGGGACCGGGTACGACGTGGTGCTGTGGGTCGAGGAGGCCGTGGCGCTTCACGGCTTCGTCCCGCCGCGGATGCGGGTGCATTCCGCCAATTCGTCGGCTCGCGAGAAGATGGAAGCGGGGATCCGGTCCATCGAGCGACTGAGCGCAGAGAAGTCGAAGCCATGA
- a CDS encoding Imm1 family immunity protein, with product MTMTLSLNGQDLDVDAIEQLTQQLDGVPTREWLELWINVEDGPSLCMLKGGRAAFLMFLRFPGDDGFVSGGDAGAEGTAQFRLGNGQVDEYPRAWCIDVDLCCKAVAQFFVNGGERPDLIAWRRDDGDTSVDASRAA from the coding sequence ATGACGATGACGCTCTCGTTGAATGGGCAGGACTTGGATGTTGATGCGATCGAGCAGCTCACACAGCAGCTCGATGGCGTCCCCACGCGGGAATGGCTCGAACTGTGGATCAATGTCGAGGACGGCCCATCGCTCTGCATGCTGAAGGGCGGGCGCGCGGCGTTCCTGATGTTCCTGCGATTTCCGGGCGATGACGGGTTCGTTTCCGGAGGGGATGCTGGCGCCGAAGGCACCGCCCAATTCCGTCTCGGCAACGGTCAGGTGGACGAGTACCCGCGCGCCTGGTGCATCGATGTCGACCTGTGTTGCAAGGCCGTCGCGCAGTTCTTCGTCAACGGTGGGGAACGCCCGGATCTGATCGCGTGGCGCCGCGACGACGGCGATACGTCAGTTGACGCGAGCCGTGCTGCTTGA
- a CDS encoding PEP-CTERM sorting domain-containing protein → MRLIPMAKVPLAAALGVAALLTLASAPAAAEYYQYTYTGNLFTRTYEDPWAPIGDPNGGRTFSLVSINAVVTTNAPLGSTVTLADVLSFSISMTSPDPFGPHATLSYPFPPPIDCGGGSCPSPSYSGSLTMSDFNFLNQPTSWDLSIGTQTFYPTGRMGWLTLSTSRGRDMLDGGYETAYAEYGGLITSPGVWAMSVVVPEPATYASMLAGVALLAGLSRWRRTRRDRTPG, encoded by the coding sequence ATGCGCCTCATCCCGATGGCGAAGGTCCCGCTCGCCGCCGCCCTGGGCGTCGCCGCGCTGCTCACGCTGGCGTCGGCCCCGGCCGCCGCCGAGTACTACCAGTACACCTACACCGGCAACCTCTTCACGAGGACCTACGAGGACCCCTGGGCGCCGATCGGCGATCCGAACGGCGGGCGCACGTTCAGCCTGGTGTCCATCAACGCCGTCGTCACCACGAACGCCCCGCTGGGCAGCACCGTGACGCTGGCGGACGTGCTCAGCTTCAGCATCTCGATGACCAGCCCGGACCCCTTCGGTCCCCACGCCACGCTGAGCTATCCCTTCCCGCCCCCGATCGACTGCGGCGGCGGCAGCTGCCCCAGTCCGAGCTACTCGGGCAGCCTCACGATGTCCGACTTCAACTTCCTGAACCAGCCCACCAGCTGGGACCTGTCGATCGGCACCCAGACCTTCTATCCCACCGGACGCATGGGCTGGCTCACGCTGTCGACGTCGCGGGGTCGCGACATGCTCGATGGCGGCTATGAAACCGCCTATGCCGAATACGGCGGATTGATCACCTCCCCCGGCGTCTGGGCGATGTCCGTCGTCGTGCCGGAACCCGCCACCTATGCGTCGATGCTGGCCGGCGTCGCGCTGCTGGCAGGCCTCTCGCGCTGGCGGAGGACGCGTCGTGACAGGACGCCCGGCTGA
- a CDS encoding DUF2845 domain-containing protein, translating into MTRSDRHGWALRALAAGALLVAGSATQAQSLRCTEGGVREGDSKVFLLRACGQPAIADSYCARVLTNAPPPVPYFQGQTLVQPVPQVQCVMTDEWLYERGEGYLPAVIRLREGRIISIRFGEQGKSEPR; encoded by the coding sequence ATGACAAGATCCGATCGACACGGCTGGGCCCTCCGGGCCCTGGCCGCGGGCGCGCTGCTGGTCGCCGGGAGCGCGACCCAGGCCCAATCGCTGCGCTGCACCGAGGGCGGCGTGCGTGAGGGCGACTCCAAGGTCTTCCTGTTGCGCGCCTGCGGACAGCCCGCCATCGCCGATTCCTACTGCGCACGGGTGTTGACGAACGCGCCGCCGCCCGTCCCGTATTTCCAGGGCCAGACGCTGGTGCAGCCGGTCCCGCAGGTGCAATGCGTGATGACGGACGAGTGGCTCTACGAGCGCGGCGAGGGCTACCTGCCCGCCGTGATCCGGCTCCGCGAGGGGCGGATCATCTCGATCCGCTTCGGCGAGCAGGGCAAGTCGGAGCCGCGCTGA
- a CDS encoding DUF805 domain-containing protein produces MTEQTLNQYAAPRAHVADVAQSEGPGELKLFSSQGRIGRLRYLAYATGASLIHYVVSLGLLFALASSMVAVSVGTIALFAVAIWFSVITGIKRCHDLDISGWWTVTLIIPLIALVWIFVPGSKGANRFGPPPPANNWGVRILGLALPVIAMIGVVAAIALPAYKGYTDRARAAQAAQQVQPAQQP; encoded by the coding sequence ATGACTGAACAGACCTTGAATCAATACGCGGCGCCGCGGGCGCATGTGGCCGACGTGGCCCAGTCCGAGGGGCCGGGGGAGCTCAAGCTCTTCTCGTCCCAGGGCCGCATCGGCCGGCTGCGTTACCTGGCGTATGCGACGGGCGCCTCGCTGATCCATTACGTGGTGTCGCTGGGCCTGCTGTTCGCGCTGGCGAGCAGCATGGTGGCGGTGAGCGTGGGCACCATCGCGCTCTTCGCGGTCGCGATCTGGTTCAGCGTCATCACGGGCATCAAGCGCTGTCACGACCTGGACATCAGCGGCTGGTGGACGGTCACGCTCATCATCCCGCTGATCGCGCTGGTGTGGATCTTCGTGCCCGGCAGCAAGGGCGCCAACCGCTTCGGCCCGCCGCCGCCGGCCAACAACTGGGGCGTGCGCATCCTGGGTCTGGCGCTGCCGGTGATCGCCATGATCGGCGTCGTCGCGGCGATCGCGCTGCCGGCGTACAAGGGCTACACCGACCGGGCGCGCGCGGCGCAGGCGGCGCAGCAGGTGCAGCCTGCCCAGCAGCCCTGA
- a CDS encoding DUF58 domain-containing protein, with translation MNTLRRVVLPTRASIVVLAGLALAAAVALAAGAPLAFVAPAGGALSGVLLIVAGVDLWRSLRLWRRSGVRIERRLPAAFAIGASTELTLDLVNASEQAWRMKVFDELDPLFDFEGLPRSLELAAQSRSRVSFRVKARQRGVARLGRTQLLWRTRAGCFEVRDLVGDTSDLRVYPNFAALARYAWLSGDRRLAQIGIKTFVQRGQGTDFRQLAEYKRGDPLRHLDVKASLRHRKPVVREFQDERDQCVMFLLDCGRRMRADEQSAGVGETSHFDDALDALMLLAYVALSEGDEVGAMTFGNEAGQSRDCAPRKGMGTLNVLMNKMHDLQPGGHHSDYPAAAQTLSHRLRRRSLVIVLTNFRDEDSPELQPALRLLRRRHLVLLASLRETALGRIAGQPIAGPEDAVAVASAHLLSQARHDAFARVVDHDRLSIDVEPRQLASTLVNRYHEVKRAGLL, from the coding sequence ATGAACACCTTGCGTCGCGTCGTCCTGCCCACCCGGGCCAGCATCGTGGTGCTGGCCGGCCTGGCCCTGGCCGCCGCCGTCGCGCTGGCGGCGGGGGCGCCGCTGGCGTTCGTGGCGCCGGCGGGCGGCGCGCTGTCGGGCGTGCTGCTGATCGTGGCCGGCGTCGACCTGTGGCGCAGCCTGCGCCTGTGGCGCCGCAGCGGCGTGCGCATCGAGCGCCGCCTGCCGGCCGCCTTCGCCATCGGCGCGTCGACCGAGCTGACGCTGGACCTCGTCAACGCCAGCGAGCAGGCGTGGCGGATGAAGGTCTTCGATGAGCTCGATCCGCTCTTCGATTTCGAGGGCCTGCCGCGGTCGCTGGAACTCGCGGCGCAGAGCCGCAGCCGCGTGAGCTTCCGCGTCAAGGCGCGCCAGCGCGGCGTCGCGCGGCTGGGCCGCACGCAACTGCTGTGGCGCACGCGCGCGGGCTGCTTCGAGGTGCGCGACCTCGTCGGCGACACCAGCGACCTGCGCGTCTATCCGAACTTCGCGGCGCTGGCGCGGTATGCCTGGCTGTCCGGTGACCGGCGGCTGGCGCAGATCGGCATCAAGACCTTCGTGCAGCGGGGGCAGGGCACGGACTTCCGCCAGCTCGCCGAATACAAGCGCGGCGATCCGCTGCGGCACCTGGACGTGAAGGCCTCGCTGCGGCATCGCAAGCCGGTGGTGCGCGAGTTCCAGGACGAGCGCGACCAGTGCGTGATGTTCCTGCTCGACTGCGGGCGTCGCATGCGCGCGGACGAGCAGTCGGCCGGCGTGGGCGAGACCAGCCACTTCGACGACGCGCTGGACGCGCTGATGCTGCTGGCCTACGTCGCGCTGTCGGAGGGCGACGAGGTCGGCGCGATGACCTTCGGCAACGAGGCCGGCCAGAGCCGGGACTGCGCGCCGCGCAAGGGCATGGGCACGCTCAACGTGCTGATGAACAAGATGCACGACCTGCAGCCGGGCGGGCACCATTCGGACTACCCGGCCGCGGCGCAGACGCTGTCGCACCGGCTGCGCCGGCGCTCGCTGGTCATCGTGCTGACCAACTTCCGGGACGAGGACTCGCCCGAGCTGCAGCCTGCGCTGCGCCTGCTGCGCCGCCGGCATCTCGTGCTGCTGGCCAGCCTGCGCGAGACGGCGCTGGGCCGCATCGCCGGGCAGCCGATCGCGGGGCCGGAGGACGCCGTCGCGGTCGCCAGCGCGCACCTGCTGTCCCAGGCCCGCCACGACGCCTTCGCCCGCGTGGTCGATCACGACCGGCTGTCCATCGACGTCGAGCCGCGCCAGCTCGCGTCCACGCTGGTCAACCGGTACCACGAGGTCAAGCGGGCGGGGCTGCTCTGA
- a CDS encoding MoxR family ATPase, producing MIKPEELKLAAHWLQVLRQEVGKAVVGQPEAVEQMLVAVVASGHVLVEGVPGLGKTLLARTLAQALQLKYARVQFTPDLMPADVIGHSVLDDTGAGLGQLRVRKGPVFTHLLLADEINRAPAKTQSALLEVMQEYQATLEGESLALPRPFIVMATQNPVDTEGTYPLPEAQLDRFLLQIRIGYPTHDEETAIVQLVTADRAGHELPLEAVQPVLDDVQVLELQRLASHVHVDAKVIDYAVRVVRVTRNWPGLEFGAGPRASVALIRAARAVALIEGRDFATPDDVARQALAVLRHRVTMAPDAQIEGRDLDEILAAALESVEAPRL from the coding sequence ATGATCAAGCCCGAGGAACTCAAGCTCGCCGCGCACTGGCTGCAGGTGCTGCGCCAAGAAGTCGGCAAGGCCGTGGTCGGCCAGCCGGAGGCGGTGGAGCAGATGCTCGTCGCCGTCGTGGCCTCCGGCCACGTGCTGGTCGAAGGCGTGCCCGGACTGGGCAAGACGCTGCTGGCGCGCACGCTGGCGCAGGCCCTGCAGCTGAAGTACGCGCGGGTGCAGTTCACGCCGGACCTGATGCCGGCGGACGTCATCGGCCACAGCGTGCTGGACGACACCGGCGCCGGCCTGGGACAGCTGCGCGTGCGCAAGGGCCCCGTGTTCACCCACCTGCTGCTGGCCGATGAAATCAACCGCGCGCCGGCCAAGACACAGAGCGCGCTGCTGGAAGTGATGCAGGAGTACCAAGCCACGCTGGAAGGCGAAAGCCTGGCGCTGCCGCGGCCCTTCATCGTGATGGCCACGCAGAACCCGGTGGACACCGAGGGCACCTATCCGCTGCCCGAGGCGCAGCTCGACCGCTTCCTGCTGCAGATCCGCATCGGCTATCCGACGCATGACGAGGAGACGGCCATCGTGCAGCTGGTGACGGCCGACCGCGCCGGTCACGAGCTGCCGCTGGAGGCCGTGCAGCCGGTGCTCGACGACGTGCAGGTGCTGGAGCTCCAGCGCCTGGCGAGCCACGTGCACGTGGACGCGAAGGTCATCGACTACGCGGTGCGCGTGGTGCGGGTGACGCGCAACTGGCCGGGTCTGGAGTTCGGCGCGGGACCGCGTGCGAGCGTGGCGCTGATCCGCGCCGCGCGGGCCGTGGCGCTGATCGAGGGCCGCGACTTCGCGACCCCGGACGACGTCGCCAGGCAGGCGCTGGCGGTGCTGCGCCATCGCGTGACGATGGCGCCGGACGCGCAGATCGAAGGACGCGACCTCGACGAGATCCTGGCCGCCGCGCTGGAGAGCGTGGAGGCGCCGCGGCTCTGA
- a CDS encoding DUF4350 domain-containing protein, translated as MTRERLFLLLAALVLIAGGWWLSDNTEWVEEDVPRPATGEARDNPVYAFEQIMRKLGMHAEHHEQLDRMPPEGARLVLLSPNWELVPERAAQLRAWVERGGHLVLLQGADWDDTRLESWVPVFAFDISEKVRRQGEQARAAAAARAAKPTPAPGHGASAAGGGNHKDDEDEDENRDEADSEPPVFGDIDSLDLCHSFNWNKRLRVKPGREAVWTLTQEHGQQLIRVIQGRGSVTVLNASPWLFQRQSPLGCDNALLLAATVQADPGATVWIYLNEKREALTPWLWHSGWIAIVLGALALAAALWRAAVRFGPRLAAPPRLRRSISEQVRGMGAYLHRHGRDALLAAQQRALDDAAIRHVRGYARLPMADRAHAVATATGVARDDLYAAMASKFCTRAELPGRLHLLETARRLLLSPAHKHPHPNLHRPHDERPSQ; from the coding sequence ATGACGCGTGAACGCCTGTTCCTGCTGCTGGCCGCGCTGGTGCTGATCGCCGGCGGCTGGTGGCTGTCCGACAACACCGAGTGGGTGGAAGAGGACGTGCCCCGGCCGGCCACCGGCGAGGCCCGCGACAACCCGGTCTACGCGTTCGAGCAGATCATGCGCAAGCTCGGCATGCACGCGGAGCACCATGAGCAGCTCGACCGCATGCCGCCGGAAGGCGCGCGGCTGGTACTGCTGTCGCCCAACTGGGAGCTGGTGCCCGAACGCGCCGCGCAGCTGCGCGCGTGGGTCGAGCGTGGCGGTCACCTGGTGCTGTTGCAGGGCGCGGACTGGGACGACACGCGGCTCGAGAGTTGGGTGCCGGTCTTTGCCTTCGACATCAGCGAGAAGGTCAGACGTCAGGGCGAGCAGGCCCGCGCCGCCGCCGCGGCCCGCGCGGCCAAGCCGACCCCGGCACCCGGGCACGGGGCTTCGGCGGCTGGAGGCGGGAACCACAAGGACGACGAAGACGAAGACGAGAACCGCGACGAGGCGGACTCCGAGCCGCCGGTCTTCGGCGACATCGACTCGCTGGATCTCTGCCACTCGTTCAACTGGAACAAGCGGCTGCGCGTCAAGCCGGGTCGCGAGGCGGTCTGGACGCTCACGCAGGAACACGGTCAGCAACTGATCCGCGTGATCCAGGGCCGCGGCAGCGTGACCGTGCTCAACGCCAGTCCGTGGCTCTTCCAGCGCCAGTCGCCTTTGGGCTGCGACAACGCGCTGCTGCTGGCCGCCACCGTGCAGGCCGACCCCGGCGCCACCGTCTGGATCTATCTGAACGAGAAGCGCGAGGCCCTGACGCCCTGGCTGTGGCATTCCGGGTGGATCGCCATCGTGCTGGGCGCGCTGGCGCTGGCGGCCGCGCTGTGGCGCGCCGCGGTGCGCTTCGGTCCGCGCCTGGCCGCGCCGCCGCGCTTGCGCCGCTCGATCTCGGAGCAGGTGCGCGGGATGGGCGCCTACCTCCATCGCCATGGCCGCGACGCCTTGCTCGCCGCGCAGCAGCGGGCGCTCGACGACGCGGCGATCCGCCATGTGCGCGGTTATGCCCGCCTGCCGATGGCCGACCGCGCGCATGCCGTCGCGACCGCGACCGGCGTGGCCCGGGACGACCTGTACGCGGCGATGGCCTCGAAGTTCTGCACCCGGGCGGAGCTGCCCGGGCGCCTGCATCTGCTGGAGACCGCGCGGCGGCTCCTGCTGAGCCCTGCGCACAAGCATCCGCATCCGAACTTGCACCGCCCCCACGACGAAAGACCTTCGCAATGA